The sequence GATGATAGAAACACAGCATACAGAAACAGCACTTGAGGACCGTCTCCAGGCATTTTTAACTAATGACTAGGCAGATAATGAAGCTCACTGCTCCTCATTAATGGCACCCTTGTCACTGACGTAGATGCCATCCAAGAACTTTCTGATATCCTTGTTCTTCACATGGCATTTCTGTTGAAAAACATATAACTTGATTCAGCAACGTGAACAAACTGGACAGCAATCATCAGTAATAGCGTGATTTATAGAACAATCAACAATACTAGTAAAGTCATGATACAAGTCCAGACTGTTCTTGTACCAGCTTCATGTAGTAATAATGTGATAAAAAAAACATTGTTTACTGGTTCTAAAATACCACATCATGCATAACAGAGCTCACTGAATTTATTGAATAGGTGACTTGGTATTTTCCATCCAAGGATGCACTAAGACAAAACCTGAAGAGTCTTTAGGCCATCAAGTGTGCACTACTTACTACCAAACACATGATGACATGAAGCCTTACAACAATGAATCGTAAATTCAGCAGCCACAATTGTTCAACATGGATAATCGATACTTACAAATCTCAGAAATGTGGGACTGCAGTAGTAGTTTCTTGTGAGAGCACTAGTGACACAAACTTAAAACTGCCTTTTGTGAATACGCATTTCATTATTTCAAAGCCCAAAACTAGCAAGGCACTGGAACGAAACTCTGCAACACCTGATTCCTATAATTTTAGCTACATCCACAGCAGTAGTTTCATCACAAAGCTATATAGCAGGAGAGAGCACAGCTATCATGGCCTATTTCATCAAATCAAAGTACATCTAATAAAGCACGGAGCACCGCGGCACGAGGAAGATAGAAAGGGGATGATCACCTGGTTGATGAGGGCGGCAGAGCGGGAGACGAGCTCGATGTCGTTGCCGTCGAGGATGAGCTCATCCTTGACCTTCTCGGAGCGCAAGATGGTCACACCCTCAAGCATGTCCACCTTCCGGACCTGAGGATGATCGAAGGACCGAGCAACCAACCAGTTAGAGCAACACATGGCATGACATCGTCAGATCTGGTCCGCCGCAGGAATGAATGAAAGATCTAAAAGATGGATCGACGGACTAGTTAGCAATTACCTTCTTCTCTCCCAGGAAGTTCCTGATCTCGATGGCGGTGTTGGCGTTGGTGATGGAGGCGTTGATGGGGAAGTGGGCGTAGACGAACCTCATCTTGTAGCGGTATCCCTTGGTGACGCCGGTGATGAGGTTCTGGACGTGGGAGATGGCTGTGCGGATGGCGGCCATGGTGCGGCGGGTGCCGAACCAGGCGTCGACCTTGAGCTTGCGGCCGCCCTCCTGCAGCTGGAAGTCGAGGTTGAGGTGCTTGAAGTTGCGGGTGAGCTTCCCGCGGGGGCCCTCCACCGTCACCACCTTGGCGGCCACCTTCACCGTCACCTCCTCCGGGATGTCCATCGTCTCCGACGCCAGAATGGTCTTCATCTTGGCCGGCGCTtgtgcttcttcctcctcctcctcctcggcggcggcggggcggcggaggcgaggggAGGGTTTGTGTTGTGTGTTCGAAGGAAGGAACGGCGGCGCGGAGAGGAGTAGCCTTTTATACAACAAGGTCGGACCCTTAGGGTTTTGTAGTTTGATGATCGGGCAATCCCCGCCGTCGGATCCACGGCGGCttcttagggtttggttgcctGGGCCTGGGCCTCTGCTCAGAGTAATGGGCCTCAAATCCTACGGGTGGGCCGGTGAGCAAAGGCCCCCCATCAGGAAAGGGGCTTTCTTGCTATGGGAAGGGGCTGAATCTTGTGGCCTGCCAATGTAACTTGCAATAAGAAAATAATcaaatttatattaaaaaagGTATCAACATCTACAGCATCAAATTAGTTTCATTGAATCCACCATCAAATATGTCTTGATCACGTAGTAATTTCGTATTGCAGAGATGCTATTATATTTTATATGAACGTACTCAAAACTAGAGAAGTTTGACATAttatggccttgtttggttttctagcgtgctagtgaatagtgacattttgactgtttattacggtgtcaaataaaatcagtttataaaaccaactttagaactcccgcgctagtgaccctgaaaaatctaacgaggcctttgaccgtgcgattagaggatgattactgtagcatcactgtagcaaatcatcgattaattgccgtcattagattcgtcgccaaaagttacacccatccctaaaaaaattttgcaaataaacttcattcaGTCCTTCATGCGGGAAAAATTCTCTTCTAGCGCTAGGATTCTAGCGCGCATCCAAACAAGGCCTATGACACTAAAGAAAACTATAATTTTAAATGGAGTGGAGGGGCATTGCAtgtaattttgaaaataaaaaaaagttaaaCTTGAGGCAAAAGAAAACATAAAACTACTTGtctttttagaaaatttaataaccatgctaataaataaatatcAGCATGTACAAAAAGGTTATGTGCTTTGGGGAGACTAATACTGTACACATCTAATCTACATGATgacctttttcttttgctggCTTGATATATATGACTTTTTGTTTGGCAAGACTGTTCATATGACTTGATGTACAGCGAAGCATGGGAAAAGCAAGC comes from Panicum virgatum strain AP13 chromosome 4K, P.virgatum_v5, whole genome shotgun sequence and encodes:
- the LOC120702343 gene encoding 60S ribosomal protein L9-like; translated protein: MKTILASETMDIPEEVTVKVAAKVVTVEGPRGKLTRNFKHLNLDFQLQEGGRKLKVDAWFGTRRTMAAIRTAISHVQNLITGVTKGYRYKMRFVYAHFPINASITNANTAIEIRNFLGEKKVRKVDMLEGVTILRSEKVKDELILDGNDIELVSRSAALINQKCHVKNKDIRKFLDGIYVSDKGAINEEQ